From a single Miscanthus floridulus cultivar M001 chromosome 8, ASM1932011v1, whole genome shotgun sequence genomic region:
- the LOC136476790 gene encoding ETHYLENE INSENSITIVE 3-like 3 protein, with protein sequence MTDHLAIIASELGDATDFEVDGIDNLSENDVSDEEIDAEELARRMWKDKVKLKRIRERQQKLALQRLELEKSKTKKISDQALRKKMTRAQDGILKYMLKLMEVCNAQGFVYGIIPEKGKPVSGASDNIRAWWKEKVKFDKNGPAEIVKYEVEHSMLSNPKSSGAMNQHSLMDLQDGTLGSLLSALMQHCSPQQRSYPLDKGVPPPWWPSGNEPWWPALGLPKGEAPLYRKPHDLKKVWKVGVLTGVIKHMAPNFDKIRNRVRKSKCLQDKMTAKESLIWLGVLQREEKSIHSFGSAVLPIAQHSTSEDRTEGIYSSSDEYDVDRLEQPPRSTSSKDDEGDAQPVLQIRGEQTSTRVPKRKRQDKPSNQLAISKEETTKPKSRRQRRPSARPPVAEVEVEVTQRNDNEPEVVCKAADNMDFIDPIDVLGMTNQPTSPNHAPTIGALQQHGDCQGNFLSPGAVINNYNSNQAASAAQSSTYLGDHPLACEGSDIANSWSGHSFRQDIGLGPIGFNPSLVVHQGLAMQQPLPLPMDHQAPIMGTGALAANGSYSLPTAGSGNSGTIVGETHQQLMDDPFFGDAGDSTFGGIPFSLVPFSSPMLNFDDLVDDEDLMPYLGT encoded by the coding sequence ATGACGGACCATCTTGCTATTATTGCGTCTGAGTTAGGGGACGCAACAGATTTCGAGGTTGATGGCATCGACAACCTCAGCGAGAATGATGTCAGTGACGAGGAGATTGATGCTGAAGAGCTTGCCCGGCGAATGTGGAAAGACAAGGTCAAGCTCAAGAGGATCAGGGAGAGGCAGCAGAAGCTTGCTTTGCAGCGGTTGGAGCTGGAGAAGTCCAAGACAAAGAAGATTTCAGATCAAGCTCTCCGGAAGAAGATGACGAGGGCTCAGGATGGGATTCTGAAGTACATGCTCAAGCTGATGGAGGTGTGCAATGCGCAGGGGTTTGTGTACGGGATTATTCCTGAGAAAGGGAAGCCTGTTAGTGGTGCATCGGATAACATTAGGGCCTGGTGGAAGGAGAAGGTGAAATTTGATAAGAATGGGCCAGCAGAGATTGTAAAATACGAGGTTGAGCACTCGATGCTGAGTAATCCTAAGAGCAGTGGAGCCATGAACCAGCATAGCCTGATGGACCTCCAAGATGGCACTCTGGGTTCATTACTTTCAGCGTTGATGCAACACTGCAGCCCACAGCAGCGAAGCTATCCATTGGATAAGGGTGTCCCGCCCCCTTGGTGGCCATCAGGGAATGAGCCATGGTGGCCTGCGTTGGGCCTTCCAAAGGGAGAAGCGCCTCTGTACAGGAAACCACATGATCTGAAGAAGGTTTGGAAAGTTGGTGTTCTGACGGGTGTGATCAAGCACATGGCCCCAAACTTCGATAAGATCAGAAATCGTGTAAGGAAATCAAAGTGTCTGCAGGACAAAATGACTGCAAAAGAGAGCCTCATTTGGCTTGGTGTTTTACAACGCGAGGAGAAGTCTATTCACAGTTTTGGCAGTGCTGTACTACCGATTGCCCAGCATAGTACTTCAGAGGACAGAACTGAGGGCATATATAGCAGCAGTGATGAGTATGATGTCGACCGCCTGGAGCAGCCTCCTCGTTCTACATCATCCAaagatgatgagggagatgctcAGCCTGTTTTGCAGATTAGAGGAGAGCAGACCTCAACTAGAGTGCCTAAGAGAAAGCGTCAAGATAAACCCTCCAACCAACTAGCTATTAGCAAGGAAGAAACGACTAAACCTAAATCTCGACGGCAGAGAAGGCCCTCAGCCCGTCCTCCAGTTGCTGAGGTTGAGGTTGAAGTGACACAAAGAAATGACAATGAGCCAGAAGTAGTGTGCAAAGCAGCTGATAATATGGACTTTATTGACCCAATTGATGTGCTGGGCATGACTAACCAGCCAACGAGCCCTAACCATGCCCCTACAATTGGAGCTTTGCAGCAGCACGGAGATTGTCAAGGGAATTTTCTATCTCCTGGTGCTGTGATCAACAACTACAACAGCAACCAGGCTGCAAGTGCTGCTCAATCAAGCACTTATCTGGGCGACCATCCCCTGGCTTGTGAAGGCAGTGATATTGCCAATTCATGGTCTGGACACTCCTTTCGGCAGGATATTGGTCTTGGGCCTATTGGTTTTAATCCTTCACTAGTTGTTCATCAGGGTTTGGCAATGCAGCAGCCACTACCACTGCCTATGGATCACCAAGCGCCTATCATGGGGACAGGTGCTCTCGCCGCGAATGGTTCTTACAGTCTCCCGACGGCAGGCAGTGGGAATTCTGGGACAATCGTTGGTGAGACCCACCAGCAGCTCATGGACGATCCTTTCTTCGGCGATGCCGGAGACAGCACTTTTGGTGGAATTCCTTTCAGCCTCGTTCCTTTCAGTAGTCCGATGCTCAACTTTGATGACTTGGTGGACGACGAGGACTTGATGCCGTACCTGGGCACATGA